One segment of Urocitellus parryii isolate mUroPar1 chromosome 5, mUroPar1.hap1, whole genome shotgun sequence DNA contains the following:
- the Neurog3 gene encoding neurogenin-3, which translates to MAPHPLGAPTIQVAHEIQQPFPGVSDNVGPCAASAPPSPTRMPQNCSEAEAGACPGAAKKLRARRGGRSRPKSELALSKQRRSRRKKANDRERNRMHNLNSALDALRGVLPTFPDDAKLTKIETLRFAHNYIWALTQTLRIADHSFYGPDPPAPPCGELGSPDSGSSGDWGSLYSPVSQAGSLSPATSLEERPGLRGPTSPACLRPGTLAFSDFL; encoded by the coding sequence ATGGCGCCTCATCCTTTGGGTGCACCCACTATCCAAGTGGCCCACGAGATCCAGCAGCCCTTCCCTGGAGTCTCAGATAACGTGGGGCCCTGCGCCGCGTCCGCCCCACCTAGCCCCACTCGCATGCCCCAAAATTGCTCCGAGGCAGAAGCGGGTGCCTGCCCAGGCGCAGCTAAGAAGCTCAGGGCACGGCGAGGAGGGCGCAGCCGGCCAAAGAGCGAGTTGGCGCTGAGCAAGCAGAGACGGAGTCGGCGCAAGAAGGCAAACGATCGGGAGCGCAATCGGATGCACAATCTCAACTCGGCGCTTGACGCGTTGCGCGGCGTCCTGCCCACCTTCCCGGACGATGCGAAGCTCACCAAGATCGAGACGCTGCGTTTCGCCCACAATTACATCTGGGCTCTGACTCAAACTCTGCGCATTGCGGACCACAGCTTCTACGGGCCAGACCCTCCCGCACCGCCCTGTGGGGAGCTGGGCAGCCCGGACAGCGGCTCCTCTGGGGACTGGGGCTCCCTCTACTCTCCAGTTTCCCAAGCTGGCAGCCTGAGCCCAGCCACTTCCCTGGAAGAGCGCCCCGGGCTGCGGGGGCCCACCTCCCCCGCTTGCCTGCGCCCGGGCACCCTGGCATTCTCAGACTTCCTGTGA